A genomic region of Candidatus Eremiobacterota bacterium contains the following coding sequences:
- the hxsB gene encoding His-Xaa-Ser system radical SAM maturase HxsB → MSAAGTLTLLPFHFKKLGGDRVLLVNLNGEFTLIDEGQFSQLLEARRPGDLGSLYFPLKGRHFIADDDLDLAIELMAVKMRSKRAYMRDFTALHMVVITARCSCMCDYCQASSTDPASKGFDMTPEVAEKVVEVIFDSPSPGVKIEFQGGEPTLNWPIIELIVKKAEKLNRKKKKYLDFVVCSNLLHAEEKWAKFCREHRMAFSTSLDGPKELHDLHRRSRDNGSSYDRFVRNLAFYRRSINPQSCSALLTITRDNITRLREIIDHYLGMGFRSIFLRGLNPYGFAVKNRDHLGYPAREFVEAYRDALEYLIELNMKGTYFSELYAEFLLLRILTPFSTGFVDLQSPAGAGISGAVYDYNGEVYPADEGRMLARMGDKRFLMGNVLHQSHGEIFGGPLLRELVRESCVEMLPMCAQCVYQPYCGADPVRYYVERGDIRGRRPGSEFCTKNMGILDYLFGKLIENDERVMEVFWSWIQREGFRCVPDEGK, encoded by the coding sequence ATGAGCGCAGCCGGCACCCTCACTCTTCTTCCCTTTCATTTCAAGAAGCTCGGCGGCGACCGGGTCCTTCTTGTGAACCTGAACGGAGAGTTCACCCTCATTGATGAGGGGCAGTTCTCGCAGCTTCTGGAAGCCCGCAGGCCCGGAGACCTCGGGAGCCTCTATTTTCCCCTCAAGGGCAGGCATTTTATCGCCGATGACGATCTCGATCTCGCCATTGAGCTCATGGCGGTGAAGATGCGCTCAAAAAGAGCTTACATGCGCGATTTCACCGCTCTTCACATGGTAGTAATCACTGCGCGCTGCAGCTGCATGTGCGATTATTGCCAGGCATCAAGCACCGATCCCGCCTCGAAGGGCTTTGATATGACCCCTGAGGTGGCAGAGAAAGTGGTCGAGGTCATTTTTGATTCACCCTCTCCGGGAGTGAAAATAGAGTTCCAGGGCGGCGAGCCCACGCTCAACTGGCCCATTATTGAGCTTATCGTGAAAAAGGCTGAGAAGCTCAACAGGAAAAAGAAGAAGTATCTGGATTTCGTGGTGTGCTCGAACCTGCTCCATGCCGAAGAGAAGTGGGCGAAGTTCTGCCGGGAGCACAGGATGGCGTTTTCCACGTCGCTCGACGGTCCGAAGGAGCTCCATGATCTCCACCGCAGGAGCCGCGACAACGGCAGCAGCTATGACCGTTTCGTCAGGAATCTCGCTTTTTACCGCAGGAGCATTAATCCCCAGTCCTGCAGCGCCCTTCTCACCATCACGAGAGATAACATTACCCGCCTCAGGGAGATCATAGATCATTACCTTGGCATGGGATTCCGGAGCATATTCCTGAGAGGCCTCAACCCTTACGGGTTTGCCGTAAAAAACCGGGACCACCTGGGCTATCCGGCCCGGGAGTTCGTCGAGGCTTACAGGGATGCGCTGGAGTACCTCATCGAGCTGAACATGAAGGGGACCTACTTTTCAGAGCTCTATGCGGAGTTCCTGCTCCTGCGGATCCTCACTCCCTTCTCGACGGGCTTCGTGGACCTCCAGTCGCCGGCGGGCGCAGGGATAAGTGGCGCCGTCTATGACTACAACGGCGAGGTCTATCCCGCCGACGAGGGGCGGATGCTCGCCCGCATGGGCGACAAGCGCTTCCTTATGGGGAATGTGCTTCACCAGAGCCACGGCGAGATCTTCGGGGGACCGCTGCTCCGCGAGCTTGTCCGTGAAAGCTGCGTCGAGATGCTCCCCATGTGCGCCCAGTGTGTGTATCAGCCTTACTGCGGCGCCGATCCAGTCCGCTACTACGTGGAGCGCGGCGATATCAGGGGAAGAAGGCCGGGGAGCGAGTTCTGCACGAAGAATATGGGGATCCTGGATTACCTCTTCGGAAAGCTCATCGAGAATGATGAGAGGGTCATGGAGGTGTTCTGGTCATGGATTCAGAGGGAAGGCTTCAGGTGCGTGCCCGATGAAGGAAAGTAA